The Faecalibacterium prausnitzii genome includes a window with the following:
- a CDS encoding ABC transporter ATP-binding protein: MPKTQIRSTQDPAAHHTSSRALIRRFLPYLARYKGVLFFDLFCAALTTLCDIILPKIMSAITNSAMGVGITLTAGIVLKLAGIYFVLRIIDGAAQYFMSSIGHIMGVHIETDMRRDAFDHLLLLDHTYYNNTKVGTIMGRITNDLFDVTEFAHHCPEEFFIAFIKILASFIILCRASIPLTLAVFACVPLMGVVSVKLNQKLRARFRQQRVQIGELNATIEDSLLGQGVVKAFAAEDQEREKFAQGNKDFEQIKTLGYYAMAAFNTSTRLFDGLMYLVVILAGGLSLVNGKITAGDLVAYMLYVTTLIATIRRIVEFAEQFQRGMTGIERFAEIMDTPVPIHDAPDAKPLQPGPGAIRFEDVSFEYPDDHNKVLHHVSLDIKAGERLALVGPSGGGKTTLCNLIPRFYDVTGGRILIDGQDIQHVTLKSLREDIGIVQQDVYLFSGSVADNIAYGKPGASREEIIEAARLAGAERFILALKNGFDTYVGERGVKLSGGQKQRIAIARVFLKNPPILILDEATSALDNESEILVGQSLEKLAHGRTTLTIAHRLTTIKNYDRILVLGSDGIEESGTHDELLAQHGVYYRLWNQLPGKDTL, from the coding sequence ATGCCAAAAACACAGATTCGATCCACCCAGGACCCCGCCGCACACCACACCAGCAGCCGCGCCCTCATCCGGCGCTTTCTGCCGTATCTGGCCAGGTACAAGGGCGTCCTCTTCTTTGACCTGTTCTGCGCAGCGCTGACCACCCTGTGCGACATCATCCTGCCCAAGATCATGAGCGCCATCACCAACTCGGCCATGGGGGTGGGCATCACCCTGACGGCCGGCATCGTGCTCAAGCTGGCAGGCATCTATTTCGTGCTCCGCATCATTGATGGAGCGGCGCAGTATTTCATGTCCAGCATCGGCCACATCATGGGCGTCCACATCGAGACCGACATGCGCCGCGATGCCTTCGACCACCTGCTGCTGCTCGACCACACCTATTACAACAACACCAAGGTCGGCACCATCATGGGCCGCATCACCAACGACCTGTTCGATGTGACCGAGTTCGCCCACCACTGCCCGGAGGAATTTTTCATCGCCTTCATCAAGATCCTGGCGTCCTTCATCATCCTCTGCCGGGCCAGCATCCCGCTGACTCTGGCGGTCTTCGCCTGTGTGCCGCTGATGGGAGTCGTCTCGGTCAAGCTGAACCAGAAGCTCCGCGCCCGGTTCCGCCAGCAGCGCGTCCAGATCGGCGAGCTGAATGCCACCATCGAGGACAGCCTGCTGGGGCAGGGCGTCGTCAAGGCCTTTGCCGCCGAGGACCAGGAGCGCGAAAAATTTGCGCAGGGCAACAAAGACTTTGAGCAGATCAAGACCCTTGGCTACTACGCCATGGCTGCGTTCAACACCTCCACCCGCCTGTTCGACGGCCTGATGTATCTGGTGGTCATCCTGGCGGGCGGTCTGTCGCTGGTCAACGGCAAGATCACCGCCGGTGACCTTGTGGCCTATATGCTCTACGTCACCACCCTCATCGCCACCATCCGCCGCATCGTCGAGTTCGCCGAGCAGTTCCAGCGCGGCATGACCGGCATCGAGCGCTTTGCCGAGATCATGGACACCCCGGTGCCCATCCACGACGCCCCCGACGCCAAGCCCCTTCAGCCCGGCCCCGGTGCCATCCGGTTCGAGGATGTCAGCTTCGAGTACCCGGACGACCACAACAAGGTCCTGCACCACGTCAGCCTCGACATCAAAGCCGGTGAGCGACTGGCGCTGGTCGGCCCCTCCGGCGGCGGCAAGACGACCCTGTGCAACCTTATCCCCCGCTTCTACGATGTGACCGGCGGCCGCATCCTCATCGACGGGCAGGACATCCAGCACGTCACCCTCAAGAGCCTGCGCGAGGACATCGGCATCGTCCAGCAGGACGTGTATCTGTTCAGCGGCTCGGTGGCGGACAACATCGCCTACGGCAAGCCCGGTGCCTCCCGTGAGGAGATCATCGAAGCGGCCCGTCTGGCCGGTGCCGAGCGGTTCATCCTCGCCCTGAAGAACGGCTTCGACACCTACGTCGGTGAGCGCGGCGTCAAGCTCTCCGGCGGCCAGAAGCAGCGCATCGCCATCGCCCGCGTCTTCCTGAAGAACCCGCCCATCCTGATCCTGGACGAGGCCACCAGCGCCCTGGACAACGAGAGCGAGATCCTGGTGGGCCAGAGCCTTGAAAAGCTGGCCCACGGCCGCACCACCCTGACCATCGCCCACCGCCTGACCACCATCAAGAACTACGACCGCATCCTCGTCCTCGGTTCCGACGGCATCGAGGAATCCGGCACCCACGATGAGCTTCTCGCACAGCACGGCGTCTACTACCGCCTGTGGAACCAGCTGCCGGGAAAAGATACGCTGTAA
- a CDS encoding YggS family pyridoxal phosphate-dependent enzyme, whose protein sequence is MAEKTLEEMREAVAAIRETMAAAAREAGRDPAEVQLCAACKTRTAETVAASAALPIDVFGENHVQELCANFDAGAYCGKPSHFIGHLQTNKIKKVLGRASLIQSVDSEHLLAAIEKEAARAGLVQNVLLEVNIGGEASKSGVSPEQLWPLLDTAAAQEHIRVCGLMAIPPVNDDDARNRAYLAAVHKLFVQAGERGYANVKMETLSMGMSGDYENAIREGATLVRIGTAIYGERDYRKK, encoded by the coding sequence ATGGCTGAAAAAACGCTGGAAGAGATGCGGGAAGCCGTTGCCGCCATCCGGGAGACCATGGCCGCTGCGGCCCGCGAGGCCGGGCGCGACCCCGCCGAGGTGCAGCTCTGCGCTGCCTGCAAGACCCGCACAGCGGAAACCGTGGCGGCCAGTGCTGCCCTGCCCATTGACGTGTTTGGCGAAAACCATGTGCAGGAGCTTTGCGCAAACTTTGACGCCGGGGCCTACTGCGGCAAACCGAGCCACTTCATCGGCCATTTGCAGACCAATAAGATCAAAAAAGTGCTGGGCCGCGCCAGCCTCATCCAGAGCGTGGACAGTGAGCATCTGCTTGCCGCCATTGAGAAGGAAGCCGCCAGGGCGGGCCTTGTCCAGAACGTGCTGCTGGAAGTGAACATCGGCGGCGAGGCGTCAAAGTCCGGCGTTTCGCCGGAACAGCTCTGGCCCCTGCTGGACACTGCCGCCGCACAGGAGCACATCCGGGTCTGCGGCCTGATGGCCATCCCGCCCGTCAACGATGACGACGCCCGGAACCGCGCTTATTTAGCGGCGGTGCACAAGCTGTTCGTGCAGGCCGGAGAGCGCGGCTATGCCAACGTGAAGATGGAGACCCTCTCCATGGGCATGAGCGGCGACTACGAGAACGCCATCCGCGAGGGTGCCACCCTTGTCCGCATCGGCACCGCCATTTACGGCGAGCGGGATTATCGTAAAAAGTAA